CCAATAGCAGTAGCATCTGCCAGGATCAAACAGAATTGAATAGCAGAATAATACTTAAAATATTGAAGTACGCTAAAAAAATATAGACAGGTAATACACAAAATTTGAAAATCAAATTTCACCACATCTACAAAACCAACATCATACCTAAAAAAATTAGGTACTCATTCAAGAATATAATATAACAAAAGAAGTTGCAGTTAAACAACTATTTTTGAAATAAATATGATTTAATAAATTATTGCTACATGTGGAAAAGCAACCATCATTGCAAATTGTAATAAATACATTGTACTTAGGTCATCGCCAAAAAACACATAGCACATCTAATAGAGAGAGATATAATGTTAACAAATTCAATTAAAAAATATTGCAAAAATGATTAAAAAAATTAAAAATGAACGAGATTAACATATTTAAATTAAATAAAAATTTAAAATTAATATTATCATGAATAGAGAACATATATTCAAATAAAATAACGTTTTTGAAAATAATATTAACTGGCCGAACAACCGAAATTACAGTAATAAAAAAAATAGTTTTTGTATTAATAGTAAAAAATGGGATTAAATCAAATAGAATTATGAAACCGAAGAAACAGTAATATATAAAATTTTCTATTAAATTCAAATGCAAATTCCTTTATATATGCCTAATATAATATATTAATGGTGATAAAAAATGAAATTCGGTATTGAATTCGTACCAAATCAACCAATTAGTGAAATCGTAGAATTAGTAAAATTAGCAGAAGATGTAGGATTTGAATACGCTTGGATCACTGACCACTACAACAATAAAAACGTATACGAAACCTTAGCATTAATCGCTGAAGGAACTGAAACCATCAAAATGGGTCCTGGAGTAACCAACCCATACGTAAGAGCTCCTGCTATCTCAGCATCAGCTATTGCAACCATTGATGAACTCTCAGAAGGTAGAGCAACTTTCGGTATTGGTCCTGGTGACAAAGCTACTTTTGACGCATTAGGAATTCCATGGGAAAAACCTGTAACTACCATCAAAAACGCTATCGCAGAAATTAACACCTTAGTCGAAGGTGGAAAAACTGAAGGCGGAGCATCCTTAGGTGGAGTAAAAGCAGTACAAGAACACATCCCAATTTACATGGGTGCACAAGGTCCTAAAATGTTAGAAACCGCTGGAGAAATCGCAGACGGTGTATTAATCAACGCATCCAACCCTAAAGATTACGAAGCAGCATTACCTTTAATCAAAAAAGGAATCGACAACGCTGGAAAAGACATCGCAGACTTCGATGTAGGTGCATACACTGCAACTTCTATCGGAACTGACTCCGAAGCTGCTAAAAACTCAGCAAGAATCGTAGTTGCATTCATCGCAGCAGGTTCCCCACCTCCAGTAATAGAAAGACACGGATTACCTGAAGGAATCAACGAAAAAATCGGTGGTATGTTAGCTAAAGGTGACTTTGGTGGAGCTATCGGTGCTGTAACTGATGACTTACTCGAAGCATTCTCCGTATGTGGTACCCCTGATGAATTTGCTCCAAAAATTGAAGCATTAGCTGAAATGGGAGTAACCCAATACATCGTAGGTTCCCCTGTAGGAAAAGACGTAAAAGAATCCATTGGATTATTCGAAGACGTAATTGCAAGTTTCTAAGCAATTTACTTCTTTCTTTTTTTTCTTTTTTTAAAATAAATTTTACAATAATATTATACAACACTATTTTTAAACAAAATTTTTAATTATACTAACTGCTCAATATATTATTAATGGAAATTGAAAATTTAACAAAAGATATAAGACAAAGATCATTTGATAGGAAAAAAGATAAAACACCCGATCAAGTGGCTGCCAGTTGGTATAATGATGACCTTACATATGACGGTGTAAAAAAAACCTTATTTTTGATATTGCCAACACCTGGCTGTTCCTGGGCTCTTGGAGATGCCGGAGGATGTACAATGTGCAGTTATGTTTCAGACTGTACATTAGAAGCTATTGATAGTAATGACATCATTAGAATATTTAATGAGCATCTGGAGAGATTCCCTTTAGATGAGGAAGATGAAATAGCAGTGAAATTATTCGCTTCAGGTAGTTTCTTAAATCCCCACGAACTTCCAAAAGATGCCCGTGATGAAATTCTAAAAACCTTGGTTGAAATGGGCAATGTTAAAGAAATCATTGTTGAATCACGTCCGGAATATGTCAACGAAACATTTCTAGATGAAATAGCTGACATTATTGGAGATACATTATTTGAAGTCAGCATTGGTCTTGAAACCTCTAATGACGAAACCCGTCTGAATAAAATCAACAAGGGTTTTACAGCCAAAGATTTTGAAGAAGCGGTTAATTTGATTCATAAATTAAGAGATGAAAAGAATTATAATTTTAAAGCAAAGGCATATGTTTTTGTTAAGCCTATCTTTTTAAGCGAGAAGGAGGCAATTGATGAAGCAATAGCTACTGCAGAATATTGCGATGGCATTGATGTTGACAGATTGTCCTTTTGTCCTGCAACCATACATGGCGGGACGTTGATTGAAAGATTATGGAGACAAGGAGCATATCAACCGCCTTGGATTTGGAGTGCTGTTGAAATAATAAATACCGTTCGTGAAAATATGGATATTCCTGCACTTTTAGACACTTCAGGTTTTGGTTCTAGAAGAGGGCCTTATAATTGTAAAAAATGCAATAAGGAATTGAAACATTTGATTATTGATTCTAATCTAAATCAATCAATTATTGAATATGACTGTGAATGTAAGGATTCATGGTTGGCTGATGTGAACAATTCCAATAT
The genomic region above belongs to Methanobrevibacter sp. and contains:
- a CDS encoding archaeosine biosynthesis radical SAM protein RaSEA encodes the protein MEIENLTKDIRQRSFDRKKDKTPDQVAASWYNDDLTYDGVKKTLFLILPTPGCSWALGDAGGCTMCSYVSDCTLEAIDSNDIIRIFNEHLERFPLDEEDEIAVKLFASGSFLNPHELPKDARDEILKTLVEMGNVKEIIVESRPEYVNETFLDEIADIIGDTLFEVSIGLETSNDETRLNKINKGFTAKDFEEAVNLIHKLRDEKNYNFKAKAYVFVKPIFLSEKEAIDEAIATAEYCDGIDVDRLSFCPATIHGGTLIERLWRQGAYQPPWIWSAVEIINTVRENMDIPALLDTSGFGSRRGPYNCKKCNKELKHLIIDSNLNQSIIEYDCECKDSWLADVNNSNMNFSKTFNKHIPLY
- the mer gene encoding 5,10-methylenetetrahydromethanopterin reductase, which translates into the protein MKFGIEFVPNQPISEIVELVKLAEDVGFEYAWITDHYNNKNVYETLALIAEGTETIKMGPGVTNPYVRAPAISASAIATIDELSEGRATFGIGPGDKATFDALGIPWEKPVTTIKNAIAEINTLVEGGKTEGGASLGGVKAVQEHIPIYMGAQGPKMLETAGEIADGVLINASNPKDYEAALPLIKKGIDNAGKDIADFDVGAYTATSIGTDSEAAKNSARIVVAFIAAGSPPPVIERHGLPEGINEKIGGMLAKGDFGGAIGAVTDDLLEAFSVCGTPDEFAPKIEALAEMGVTQYIVGSPVGKDVKESIGLFEDVIASF